The window TTTATAGAAGCTTTAAAACAcacttgtcaaacaagatggccgtcTCAGcgtgatgacatcactctgaactaaaaaaaaatcccaattttcagcaaattaaatattcaaaacccAAAAGTtgaattaatcaataaaatccctcGTCTGAAACTTTGCATTCTTTATTTTGGTTGTGCACACTGAAGGCGACCCACCCAGGGCTGCTGAAGGTCAGCGGTCTCCAAGAGGGCGTCTACTCGTTCCAGATGACCGTTACCGACTCGGCGGGGCAGAAGAGCTCCGACAACGTCTCTGTCACCGTGCTGGCACCAAAACACCAGGCGGAAGGTGAAAGGCTCACCAAACATTTCTCCACTTTTGGTTCTGACTGTTGGGGAGGTCGAGTACTTAATCATGTTTGTGTTCACAGTTTGCACTGGTGACTGCTCCAACTACCAGTTCAAGTGTGATGATGGCTGCTGCATCGACATCTCCTACGCCTGTGATGGGAGGCAACACTGTCCCGACCGCTCTGACGAAGACTTCTGCACAAATTGTACAGATTTTCGTCCTTTACATTAGagatgcaaacaattaatcgatttatGATGAATAGTCAGTTAATGttgtataaaattaaaattagtttcaaTCAATTAACTTATAACATCTGCTTAgaccttcttttagtgttgtaatttagcctccatccagcagagggccaCACTGAAGCTAATATAGGATTAAAGATGGTGGAGCAATATTAGAACAGGAAAGAGAAACCGTCCAGTTTGGAGTGCGGTTCTGTTTGAAATATAAACGCTCCACAAACTCAACTTTTACCTTAATGGTGCTCATTAAACCGAGCTGCGACTGAGTGAGTCATTGGGGccgatttaaaaaaaggagcaaatttctgccaaaaaaacggaaaataaattttagaaaataaagaaatttctgagctccaaaagtcgaaaattttcagatttgactaaacttttctagaaaaaaactctgaaatttcagTTCGAAAGTCAAAATTgaaattttgtgattaatctcaaattgtcagaaatgttaaacttttcaaacttttagtcttttcaaaattcaaaagccaaaaatgtttcaacttttgaaatttccatgttttttctagaaaatttatgAAATTCACCTACCTAATTAACCTTCcgagttttttggtggaaatttacccCTATTTTTATCTACATTGGCCCTAATACGCCGTCGCAGTGTGGGATgtaaaatgcactttatgcgattttgttttgaaatataatcaCTCGAAATCTCCTTAAATTCCTTAAACTCTCAATTGAAGAGAAAGCGCAGGTTTTTAAGAACATGGCCACTTATCAATTAATCCTTAGATCAATCTTATCCTAACTTTATATCAACTCATGAATCAATAACTTCCATCCCtgctttgaataaaaatgatttagaaaGCTTTATCTAACACCCAGAACCTGATCCCTGTGGGTTTTTTATTAGTTGATGGTGGTCGGAAGTCGGTGACCCACCCGGTGAATCCCCCCAGCCCTCAGAGGCCCGCAGCCCGGACCGAGCAGGCTGACAGTGCCGCCATGCTTCCAGAGGCATCCAGGAAAACAGTCGTATCAGCGGTAGATGGGAGCAGCGCTGTTCCTGCTCTGAGCCTCACTGAGCAGCAGGGCGCGTCTGCTAACCAAGGTAGGAAGAAGGTTTATAATCGAGTTAAAGGACATCCATGTGATGAGTCTACTCCGGTTATTTGTTTGCTAAACAGTAGGATGCACTCCTTAGTGCTTTATCTTTTGTGTGTGGACATGAGAGCAGATGGAGCCTACAGGCGACCGCTGAGCCAACAAACCACTCAGCATTCCCTGGGAAAGCAGCTCTTAGCCTGCATCCCTTCTTAGTGCCAGAACAAAGCTCCCCTGTCTCTGATGCCATCTGATCCCTGAATTAGACCGAGACCGGCCAAAAGGCCGCCTGCACCACTGCTGTTTTAACACACTCTGCGTATTATATGCCTGAAGTGTGTTCTCTACAGAATGAAGCTAAAGACGAGGAGAACATATATTTTGGTCTGATGATGGTTAAACGTGTCATAATCACtttgttcactgcaaaaaataaaatctcaccaagtatttatggtctagtttctaatgaaaataccttggtacacttgaaataagacaaaactaacttccagataacttttaaacaaggaaaaggaacattttttcagtaataatttcttaatatttataaaaaagtacctcttattagtgaaataatctgccaaaataaaatgtgttgttccactgacagattatttcagttatacctagaactttttcatcaatattaagaaattatttactgaaaagaTGTTAATATTTCtcgcttaaaagttacttgtaagttagttttgtcgtatttcaagtgtactaatatatttgcaccagaaactagaccaagaatacttgttttaaataaaaaaataaagattattatTGAAAGGAAGtcatttagaaaagaaaaattagcaaaatgGCAGTTTCTAGATGCACAAACCTGGTCGGGGTTTATTCCAAAGGCCAGCTGGGATTTCTGTGAAAGCTGGTTCTTCGAAGTCTAGATTCAGGGactgaatacataaactaaaaggaaatacataaaaaacgGAAACAGTTTATACTTATCCTTCTTTGTAATAATTTTGCATTACTTGGTGCtgttctatcacataaaatcccagtaaaatcgtgtgaatttgtggttttaacatgacaaaatgttaataCGTTTCAAGgaaattaatacttttgcagtaTTTTGCAAGGtgatgtaaaacaatatttgaaacGTACGTCGTGTGCGTCTGTTTCTGCAGATCCGTGCGCTGCAGATCCGGTCGTTGGTCCCTGTAAAGGCACCTTCCCTCGGTGGTACTACGACCAAAAGGCCCGAGAATGCAAACACTTCCTGTACGGTGGTTGCCAGGGTAACCACAACAACTTCCTTCAGGAGTCAGACTGTGTCAGCGAATGTTTACAGAAAAGTAAGAAGATGCATCATTTGatttttactcatttcttttAATCGCAAGAATCATTTTCACACTAATGTCGTCTTTTAGGCTCGGCCGTCAGCCCAACCAGTGCAGCTGCCCCCGTCACAAAGCCGActgaaaaaggtaaaaatatatGTTCACTCGCGATTATTTACTCTGACAATTCATTGATTAATCCGATAAAAATGGCTgattcttcagatttttcatttaaccatttaagcctttttaaatgcaatattaaaggtacattaaaagatgcaagtaaacaaataattcagttcttttttaaataaaaatataaatatttgattacctaaaatacatttctttagtaaatttataccaggtgaagctaaaacgtatttacaaagaaatatgtttgattAATCAATTCAACTCTAGTTTACTGGCTAAAGTCTTGTCTGTATTAATTGTTTAAGATGCGCCTAAAGTTTCCAAAACCCAAGCAGAGAGTAGCGACATAATCTCCAAACCGTTTCCAGTTAGAGGAGGACAGCCAGGCCCGGAGTCAGGTGAGTCCGGTTATCTCTGCTCATATTTGAACTAGAATTTCTCTGCTCTACAGGTGAAGTTCTAGTTTTCTGTCCTTCAGGTGCAATTCTTCCTCTGGCGCTCGGCATCCTCATCActgcgctgctgctgctcatgaTCGGCTGTCGTCTGAGACTCGTTCGTCACAAGCTAAAGAAAGCGCGACCTCTCACCACCGAGGAGTCAGACTACCTCATCAACGGCATGTATCTGTAGCCTAGGAAGCTGTTAGCGCTTCGTCTCAGATTTAAACAACTACACTCTCTGCTGCCCttacaaaaatctaattataaATCAGTAAAGATGTATTGTTTGCTGTTTAAAGTCCCCGTGATTAAACCGAACGACATATCAGACATTGTTCAGCTTTTCCTCCTGCAAGTCTGGCACAAAACGCCATTTCTGCCACTAGGTGTCACTAATGTGCCATGTTTGTGCTGCACCTGTTAACACAGCTAGCTTGAATGAAAGACGAGTATTTTGAGTGCCTGGTAACCATGGTTACCATCCGTAAATCCTGTTCGAGTGCGAATCGGTTAAGCCATATCATGTCCTGCGGATCTTCCTGTCGTTacagcatgtttttcttttggtgatAAGTCATTATGaacatatttgattttatttaatgttttaaataaattaaataaaataaaagtaccCCAAGGAAAGGAATTTTACAATATTGTGgttatttgtattaatttgtCTTTTCTTGCTGGGAAATTTATTTACACAGGcatgtgtaaataaaatactaaaacgTTAATatatctgtaaacaaaaaatatatttcacaaacaCAGATATAAATGAACATTTGAATGTTAcataaatattaagaatttTGCAGAATTCTAAGTAAACTTTGAGATTTCTGAAAACCAATTTATTTAAGGTTCTgcacattttttgcaaaatccTACAAACATTTGTCAAACGACtttttgaaataactttttagaGAAATATCTACTTTACAAATGAGTAATTTCTAAAGAACCAGCATTTTATCTCaatttttaggatttaaaataaagataacaTAAGAGGACAGATAtcttttttgaaaagcagaTTGATTCCAGTATattaagaaaaacatataaCGACTTATTTTAGTGTAATACTGCACTGGGACAAAATGgttgaaaatgtacttttattatTGATATACATGTGTTCAAAAATGCTAACTAGCACCTTTTAATTTTTAGCAAAAGTCATTAAGACTGGTTTAGAGAGATTTTGTTATGTTTGTAAAATTGTGCAAGTTGGAACaatgaaatgttacaaaatTAACTCTGTAAAACCTGCAGTTTGTTCCTACCTGCATTAACtggggaaaaacacaaaacaacgaactgcaagaaaaacataaacatctctttatttttatatcccATTCCAGATATTGTGAAAGCCAAATATAATCAACCACTTCAACCcctctaaataaaatgtgctttttttgtgtattattcttttttttctccaagaaaacagacatttgCTTTATATTGTTGAAGTTTATTTTGGCAAAGCAGTGACTCTCCCAGTTAGTGACCGAACACGTCGGAATTGGAGACCAGCGGCAGCAAACGACACGTCACCTGGTGGGAAGCGCAGCCCTGTACCTGCATGCGTTTTGGTGAGTTAGGTGCTGTTTCTGAAGTTTATCCAGAGAGCTGAGTGTTTCATACGTGACCCAACGGTTCTGCACATCAGTCACGGTGTTGTTCGTGTTTTCTAATACTGCTGGAAGGGGTTTGAGGGGAAAACAAGCTTATATTCTAGCAGAAAAATCTACAGTTAGatgagccacacacacacacacacgctgtaGCTAGGTGAATTATCTAAAAGTCTCcggtgtttttgttctgctttcctCGTACATTCAGCTTAGACCCTGCTGAAATGTAATGCAAAAACACCCgactgcaataaaaaaaccaaaaaaaccccagcagttaaaattaaattaaccaaAAGATGGaggcctggaaaaaaaaagaaacaaaaagcccATCTTGAATATTTCTGCATGGAGCTTCAAGCAGTCTTTTCCTTGCAGCCCTTTAAGAGCTGTCAGTGTTATTTCTCCAGTCCCTCTTTTGtcttgaacaaaaaaaaaataaaaataaagcatgttTTATAATGCTTGAAACAAAATATCAAGGCTTGCTGATGCCATCCGAGTTTTCCCCAGGTTTCAAACTTAAAGGTGGATTATGGCTCGTCTTCTTATTCAGAGTTCATCCCTGTGAAAGACAGACCGTGAACGTTAGAGCAGGAACATGAGAGGAAACACCAACCTGTCATGCAAACCGTGAAGAACCGCATGCAGGACGATCAGATTAAGTGTCAAACAGCAGCCGGTCTGAGGCCACATCCCACAGAGAAGATGATTAAACCGGCTTTTATTGGGTAGTAGGCAACCAAATCAACTAACTAATCATGCTTTAAGCACCTCTAGCACCATAACATTTTGGttccaaacaggaaaaaaaaaaaaaaaaagataaaaccagATTAGTGGGTGAAAAAagtgttaaacaaaaaaaggggaaaCGTGCAG is drawn from Xiphophorus hellerii strain 12219 chromosome 15, Xiphophorus_hellerii-4.1, whole genome shotgun sequence and contains these coding sequences:
- the lrp11 gene encoding low-density lipoprotein receptor-related protein 11, giving the protein MFHRVNNNNNNMALLQRPRLLLPCVFLLLFAGRVQARSSQISDLKSKISGVEELLEEFRKQLQQDQAYRAADVSDSCAGDFSAAEQRIIRTKASIEQGATFLLAPDRVYTWRDCLHACCSQPHCTVAVVQEDLRRPADGLSCYLFNCTYRNKNICSFAPQEGFTTYSRTPNGTLGHLPGTTGGTTGGTTGGTTGRPRQAGEDDTPEMDEPPRSDAGQDVVIQLPTDWAVLDGRDSVDDHRITHYEWTLVKGDTAVNMKATHPGLLKVSGLQEGVYSFQMTVTDSAGQKSSDNVSVTVLAPKHQAEVCTGDCSNYQFKCDDGCCIDISYACDGRQHCPDRSDEDFCTNFDGGRKSVTHPVNPPSPQRPAARTEQADSAAMLPEASRKTVVSAVDGSSAVPALSLTEQQGASANQDPCAADPVVGPCKGTFPRWYYDQKARECKHFLYGGCQGNHNNFLQESDCVSECLQKSSAVSPTSAAAPVTKPTEKDAPKVSKTQAESSDIISKPFPVRGGQPGPESGAILPLALGILITALLLLMIGCRLRLVRHKLKKARPLTTEESDYLINGMYL